Proteins encoded by one window of Aspergillus puulaauensis MK2 DNA, chromosome 4, nearly complete sequence:
- a CDS encoding SAM and PH domain-containing protein (COG:S;~EggNog:ENOG410PJCT;~InterPro:IPR013761,IPR001849,IPR001660;~PFAM:PF00536,PF09235,PF07647,PF00169;~go_function: GO:0005515 - protein binding [Evidence IEA]), producing MDSARGFQTSFDYIKTQQSLFQDARTLPRYRSRSAISDATTEIFDSDYDSDSLDDTSNSSLYRSGSSLVAESVTTLSSVDEIKTPQSTGLSGFPFQIDESPIKGPQGPHLFRTSEDSLSRPQLTPVEQDPTSAVATHFYTGFNAEPERRDTPLPDNVAPTPPPAAHSTSRRESGINIPNWSPNQVVRWMRGLGFEESVTEKFLINDISGSILLELQIEDLKELEIASFGKRHQLMACIKKLRECSNSSATPSCDSRISTPASSLRQDTQTPQTISSRGSSQCTSQFTGADATRTRSGSRSSGKSGKGHERQDSRQKRGRQGTEVVPQDSVSIVAIEQLLPKLHVCSKGENCRKWQKQQTRVARLLKDLQLEGLGGSVLVAGDPGNAPNAPSLMKSPQPEARSETRSEARPPALDLKLPMLERTSAGIEEKTPKSDITPSLVASSDIMGANHQANLHLSQAMLEDVQTRDPQENVRNFLNFQRFSGLQPATDPATPPMDTMSMTESPKFAQGNQTGPPGPTGPTLTNNLRHLPKLHIPSMHAPSESTFSPSYSALRTVTPSVIQKSQQFPATNRGKSPNPYGSLLSPSDFYRDGAQCEQGPQSPGGEDPMTAVPLNPVERACSQSVPPDMRFGGQLAHKAHDAQLAASKAETHRRLHSAIQTNGFKALVPVAEGSAQAPIDTLEDLEKTAKTPRYRHNPMSPGSAHADDIIHSGWMKKRKTTKFIRHEWEDRHFALRGTNLCMYPDEKATEENDKSLERIDVDDYAVACSSLQSSSKLTAAFKKTVLKRVNDKQGDAAAAFAFSLIPAPNNSGTAERKPLLSSGPKSHHFSVKSREERIDWMRELMLAKALRRGRESGDLVNLNGEPF from the exons ATG GATTCGGCTCGAGGATTCCAAACGTCTTTCGATTACATCAAGACGCAGCAAAGCCTATTTCAGGATGCTAGGACACTGCCGCGCTATAGATCTCGGTCTGCAATCTCGGACGCTACTACTGAGATTTTCGACAGCGATTACGATAGCGACTCGCTAGACGACACATCCAACAGCTCACTATACAGGAGTGGATCTTCG CTCGTTGCCGAGAGTGTTACCACGCTATCGTCTGTGGACGAGATCAAAACACCCCAGTCGACCGGCCTTTCCGGATTTCCTTTCCAAATCGATGAAAGCCCGATCAAGGGCCCTCAGGGCCCGCACCTTTTTCGAACATCGGAGGACTCGCTTTCGAGACCCCAACTCACGCCGGTGGAGCAGGACCCCACCAGCGCAGTAGCCACCCATTTTTATACTGGCTTCAATGCCGAACCAGAGAGGAGGGATACTCCTTTACCTGACAACGTCgctccaacccctcctcccGCTGCACATTCCACATCCCGGCGCGAATCCGGAATCAATATCCCCAATTGGTCGCCAAACCAGGTTGTCCGCTGGATGCGAGGGTTGGGCTTCGAAGAATCTGTTACCGAGAAGTTCCTAATCAACGATATCTCTGGTTCGATCTTGCTTGAGCTCCAAATTGAGGACCTTAAGGAACTTGAGATTGCCTCGTTCGGCAAGCGACACCAACTGATGGCCTGCATTAAGAAGCTTCGAGAATGCAGTAACTCCAGCGCTACACCATCTTGCGACTCGCGGATTTCTACCCCCGCTTCTTCGCTGCGGCAAGATACACAGACCCCTCAGACCATTAGCTCGAGGGGAAGTTCCCAATGCACCAGTCAGTTTACGGGGGCTGATGCCACGAGGACCCGATCTGGATCGCGGTCTTCTGGGAAATCGGGGAAAGGTCATGAACGACAAGACAGTCGCCAAAAGCGTGGCCGCCAGGGCACGGAAGTTGTGCCTCAAGATTCAGTCTCGATTGTTGCAATCGAGCAATTGCTACCAAAGCTCCATGTGTGTTCCAAGGGAGAGAACTGTCGCAAATGGCAAAAGCAGCAGACCCGAGTTGCCCGCTTACTGAAGGACCTTCAGCTTGAAGGACTCGGAGGTTCTGTTCTTGTCGCCGGTGATCCAGGAAATGCTCCCAACGCGCCGTCTCTGATGAAGTCTCCACAGCCGGAAGCCAGGTCAGAAACAAGATCTGAGGCGAGACCACCGGCCCTAGATCTAAAGCTACCGATGTTGGAACGAACATCCGCTGGAATAGAGGAGAAGACACCTAAATCCGACATCACCCCATCTCTTGTCGCATCATCTGATATCATGGGTGCCAATCACCAGGCGAATCTTCACTTGTCCCAAGCGATGCTTGAAGATGTGCAAACCCGAGACCCGCAGGAAAATGTGCGCAACTTCCTCAACTTTCAACGTTTCAGTGGACTTCAGCCGGCGACAGATCCCGCTACACCTCCTATGGATACGATGTCCATGACGGAGTCCCCCAAGTTCGCGCAAGGGAACCAAACCGGTCCCCCAGGGCCTACCGGGCCGACGCTTACGAACAATCTCCGCCATCTTCCAAAGCTGCACATACCCAGCATGCATGCCCCTAGCGAGTCAACCTTTTCTCCGTCCTACTCCGCTTTGCGCACCGTCACTCCGTCTGTCATCCAAAAGTCACAGCAGTTTCCCGCCACGAACCGAGGAAAATCACCTAACCCATATGGTTCTCTCCTATCGCCCTCGGACTTTTACCGTGACGGTGCCCAATGTGAACAGGGACCCCAATCACCCGGTGGTGAGGACCCAATGACAGCCGTGCCACTCAACCCTGTTGAGCGGGCTTGTTCCCAGTCCGTCCCACCGGACATGCGTTTTGGAGGGCAGTTGGCACACAAGGCACATGACGCCCAGCTAGCAGCCAGCAAGGCGGAAACCCACCGCCGACTTCACTCTGCTATCCAGACAAACGGCTTCAAAGCTCTAGTTCCCGTTGCCGAAGGCTCGGCTCAGGCACCAATTGACACTCTAGAAGACCTCGAGAAGACCGCAAAGACTCCGCGCTACAGACACAACCCCATGTCTCCGGGCTCAGCCCACGCGGACGACATCATCCATAGCGGGTGGATGAAAAAGCGGAAGACCACCAAGTTCATTCGACATGAGTGGGAGGACCGCCACTTCGCACTCCGCGGCACTAACCTTTGCATGTATCCCGATGAGAAAGCCACTGAAGAGAACGATAAGTCTTTGGAGCGTATCGACGTCGATGATTACGCGGTAGCGTGCTCATCTCTCCAGTCCAGCTCGAAATTAACTGCCGCCTTCAAGAAAACCGTATTGAAGCGTGTTAATGACAAACaaggagatgcagcagcagctttcGCCTTTTCCCTGATTCCTGCCCCGAACAATTCCGGCACCGCAGAGCGGAAGCCGTTGCTATCGAGCGGACCGAAATCGCATCATTTCTCAGTCAAGTCTCGTGAGGAGCGCATCGACTGGATGAGAGAGCTGATGCTTGCCAAAGCTCTTCGACGTGGCCGCGAGAGTGGTGATTTGGTCAACCTCAACGGCGAGCCCTTTTAA
- a CDS encoding NACHT and Ankyrin domain protein (COG:M;~EggNog:ENOG410PK0T;~InterPro:IPR002110,IPR027417,IPR007111,IPR036770, IPR020683;~PFAM:PF13857,PF05729,PF12796,PF13401,PF13637, PF13606,PF00023;~go_function: GO:0005515 - protein binding [Evidence IEA]) has product MATARSLRDQLTHAAGSARVVIRCLNGGRDLQEPSQRATMLLIDILDTLHRLKNQICCGAEDEQWLTEPSRLLALGEILGCFTATMKSMELYFQPGGVGVTYFRKNLLEKTFLARLEQYKAMLLLSLQPGSSERLLFLDERIRSSLRLLREVESGPNIDPQLEERALGIASRLTSQHFITLADLCSRRMQGSSGWIFDDEEYNRWLLGSTKTLYCVGPPGVGKTFLSASIIDSLQRTFTSPDVATVFVLCEDETQKEQTTLDLLQNILAQLIYRRRSLSQASSALYHFESTVEGKAPAKAYLNAIRAEVDQFSKVFFIIDGLDMLSDKDRFLSRLQKLPDQVQLLVTLREATEVGDVSYVTVLAPHHDLKAYAISRIEEDPDLTRLLKRKSDPGLYENAVNMVADRSHGLFLLAKINLDLLSRHARKTQGGQFDRALIYFPQRLTEAYGEAMKEVVSHSPKATAYVYWTLYSLRPLSVGELKRAINSTDSEAEDDSMSFEHSLETQSAGMLTVDAVSGTVRFVHRTAKEYLTGAPGRVFFPTAQKDIAETCLTAISPDEVVDDCYYNGGTSTRSSENGFLSYAATYWGAHAREVAEDEQTIQVLIKTFLNKLLWRRPPLQVLTNEPRIPSELGLGKYPQDWTALHFLAYFGIVSRSKRLLAQGARLDENDNSFRITPLHCAASRGHLELAEFLLDNGADANSVARDGSTPLHLATQYGQRPILKLLLHQPVNPQVANEEGETALQLAVKTEWDEATVPLLVKNKVDVNNRNIRTGDTALHLAIRWRRIRIMQHLLDKGASIDMTNEDGFTPLQLAVKVDNCEAISVLLQRRPNIEARSLSGFTALQIAAYEGHWVAFDLLVIAGGDINAWNKEGESLIHEQARKATSPSIASKLLAQGADIELFNNKGLSPLHCAATAANKTMFTFLLDQGAKPTTLTGNAESLLHITPPISQDGLVILKLALLDLGLGHPDDINTPSKSGWTPLHQAVYIGTGAPDHAFPQISEYIHLLLGQNADVNSRLQASGNAETPLHLAVSAILPRPDLITLLISAGANVNAQTADGKTPLHLAAERGRESIFRLLYEAGADMSLEAPDSAKADDGHGDGVGNTAFELALRNPFGRQWFEVDGKLKPPPVWDQKRDSVGTVIEEDLGLEGGDVEASEAGEGEDEDGDGFEDVDAVSQPQNGISGVDVAVSKNGVVEVLNGNGRRSGSGIEKEKDVAVSLRNETLGNGSPYVIV; this is encoded by the exons ATGGCAACTGCCAGATCCCTGCGGGATCAACTCACGCACGCCGCCGGGTCCGCACGTGTTGTCATCCGCTGTCTAAATGGCGGCCGCGATCTCCAAGAACCCTCCCAACGGGCTACAATGCTCTTAATAGACATCCTTGACACCCTTCATCGACTTAAGAACCAGATCTGCTGCGGCGCTGAGGACGAGCAATGGCTCACCGAACCATCGAGGCTCTTGGCCTTGGGCGAGATTTTGGGTTGCTTCACGGCGACTATGAAGTCTATGGAGCTTTATTTCCAGCCTGGTGGGGTGGGGGTGACGTATTTCCGGAAGAATTTGCTTGAAAAGACGTTTTTGGCGCGGTTGGAACAGTATAAGGCTATGTTGCTACTTTCGCTACAGCCGGGTTCCag TGAACGATTGTTGTTTCTGGATGAGAGGATAAGGTCAAGTCTCAGGCTGCTGCGGGAGGTAGAGTCCG GACCGAACATCGATCCTCAGCTCGAAGAGCGTGCACTGGGAATTGCTAGTCGGCTTACATCCCAACATTTCATTACTCTCGCAGACTTATGTAGCCGCCGAATGCAAGGGTCCAGTGGATGGATtttcgatgatgaagaataTAACcggtggctgctgggctCCACCAAGACATTGTACTGTGTCGGCCCTC CTGGTGTGGGCAAGACCTTTCTATC AGCGTCTATTATAGATTCCTTACAGCGAACATTCACATCACCCGATGTAGCAACGGTATTCGTTTTATGCGAGGACGAGACACAAAAGGAGCAGACAACACTGGATTTACTACAAAACATCCTTGCGCAGCTCATTTACCGCAGACGGAGCCTTTCCCAAGCCTCGTCCGCCCTATACCATTTTGAGTCTACCGTTGAGGGGAAAGCGCCAGCCAAAGCATATTTAAATGCTATTCGCGCCGAGGTGGACCAATTTTCGAAAGtattcttcatcatcgacggGCTGGATATGCTTTCTGACAAGGATCGCTTTCTGTCCCGCCTCCAGAAGCTCCCGGATCAGGTGCAACTTCTGGTCACTCTGCGAGAGGCTACAGAGGTTGGAGATGTCTCCTATGTGACGGTTCTGGCTCCACATCATGACCTTAAAGCGTACGCTATTTCCCGGATCGAGGAGGACCCAGACCTTACACGTCTTCTCAAACGGAAATCGGACCCCGGGCTATACGAGAATGCGGTTAATATGGTGGCGGATAGGAGTCATGGATT GTTTCTACTTGCCAAAATAAACCTCGACCTTCTTAGCCGCCATGCCCGGAAGACTCAGGGCGGCCAATTTGATCGGGCCTTAATATACTTCCCGCAAAGGCTCACTGAGGCATACGGAGAAGCAATGAAAGAGGTTGTTAGCCATAGCCCCAAAGCAACCGCCTATGTTTACTGGACTTTATACTCTCTTCGCCCTTTATCTGTAGGGGAATTGAAGCGTGCCATCAACAGTACTGACAGTGAAGCGGAGGACGATTCTATGAGTTTTGAGCATTCTCTTGAAACCCAAAGTGCCGGAATGCTCACTGTTGATGCTGTAAGCGGCACCGTCCGTTTCGTGCATAGGACAGCAAAGGAGTACCTGACTGGCGCCCCAGGCAGGGTATTCTTTCCCACGGCCCAGAAGGATATTGCTGAGACTTGCCTTACTGCCATTTCGCCGGACGAGGTAGTTGATGATTGCTACTATAATGGCGGCACATCTACTCGTAGCTCTGAAAATGGGTTCCTTAGTTATGCTGCCACGTATTGGGGGGCTCATGCGCGAGAAGTCGCCGAAGATGAACAGACAATCCAGGTTTTGATCAAGACCTTTCTCAACAAACTGCTCTGGAGACGCCCACCTCTACAGGTTCTAACCAATGAGCCCAGGATCCCATCAGAACTGGGTTTAGGGAAATACCCGCAGGACTGGACCGCGCTTCACTTTCTCGCTTACTTTGGCATTGTGAGCAGATCGAAACGTCTTCTGGCACAGGGTGCAAGGCTCGACGAAAATGATAATTCGTTCCGAATCACGCCTTTGCATTGTGCGGCCAGTCGTGGGCACTTGGAATTGGCTGAGTTCTTGCTCGACAATGGTGCTGATGCCAACTCGGTTGCGCGTGATGGCAGTACACCTTTACACTTGGCCACGCAGTATGGCCAGCGGCCAATCTTGAAGctacttcttcatcaacctgTAAATCCACAGGTCGCAAACGAAGAGGGTGAAACAGCTCTCCAGCTCGCGGTGAAGACCGAATGGGACGAAGCTACCGTTCCTCTTCTTGTGAAGAACAAAGTGGACGTGAACAACCGGAATATCCGCACAGGAGACACAGCCCTACATCTTGCAATAAGATGGAGACGAATCCGTATCATGCAGCACCTTCTCGATAAAGGCGCCTCAATCGACATGACCAACGAGGACGGCTTCACCCCTCTCCAGCTTGCCGTAAAAGTTGACAACTGCGAGGCCATCTCagtcctcctccagcgccgcccaAATATAGAAGCTCGCTCTCTATCCGGATTCACTGCACTCCAAATAGCAGCTTACGAAGGACACTGGGTCGCCTTtgacctcctcgtcatcgccggcggGGACATCAACGCTTGGAACAAGGAAGGCGAATCCCTCATCCACGAACAAGCCCGCAAAGCAACAAGcccctccatcgcctccaaaCTCCTCGCCCAAGGCGCAGACATCGAACTTTTTAACAACAAAGGCCTAAGTCCGCTGCATTGCGCCGCCACAGCTGCAAACAAAACAATGTTCACCTTTCTCCTCGATCAAGGCGCCAAACCCACAACTTTAACCGGCAACGCCGaatccctcctccacatcacACCACCCATCTCGCAAGACGGCCTGGTCATTCTCAAACTTGCCCTCCTGGACCTCGGCCTCGGACACCCAGACGACATCAACACCCCCTCAAAAAGTGGCTGGACACCCCTACATCAAGCCGTCTATATCGGCACCGGCGCTCCAGATCACGCCTTCCCCCAAATCTCAGAAtacatccacctccttcTCGGACAGAACGCAGACGTGAATTCCCGCCTCCAAGCCTCTGGAAACGCCGAAACACCATTACACCTTGCTGTCTCTGCGATCCTTCCAAGGCCAGACCTGATCACCCTCCTGATCTCTGCGGGAGCCAACGTCAACGCCCAAACAGCTGACGGGAAAACACCGCTCCATCTCGCCGCAGAGCGAGGCCGCGAGTCCATCTTCAGACTTTTGTACGAGGCCGGAGCGGATATGTCCCTTGAGGCGCCGGACAGCGCAAAGGCGGACGATGGGCACGGAGACGGGGTGGGCAATACGGCGTTTGAACTTGCATTGAGGAATCCGTTTGGGAGACAATGGTTTGAAGTTGATGGGAAGTTGAAGCCGCCTCCTGTTTGGGATCAGAAGAGGGATAGTGTGGGGACGGTCATTGAAGAGGATTTGGGGCTTGAAGGGGGTGATGTTGAGGCTAGTGAAGCGGgtgaaggggaggatgaagatggggatggcTTTGAGGATGTAGATGCAGTTTCACAGCCGCAGAATGGGATTTCGGGTGTGGATGTGGCTGTGTCTAAGAATGGGGTTGTGGAAGTTttgaatgggaatgggcGTAGGAGTGGCAGTGGTAtagaaaaagagaaggatgtTGCTGTTTCATTGAGGAATGAGACCCTGGGAAATGGCTCGCCGTATGTGATTGTTTGA
- the ATG5 gene encoding autophagy protein 5 (COG:U;~EggNog:ENOG410PMQQ;~InterPro:IPR042527,IPR007239,IPR042526;~PFAM:PF04106;~go_component: GO:0005737 - cytoplasm [Evidence IEA];~go_process: GO:0006914 - autophagy [Evidence IEA]), which translates to MAMDQVALSTIQKSIWEGQLPLNITLAPSESRTYDQTDPYLISLPRISYLPSLLPRLKAFFSSSLIDPAASAPHDGWFSFEGVPLKWHYPVGLLYDLYAGADPATKSSEDEYSPTSEAGPLPWRLVVHFSDWPDEELVRLDAEGMVMNDAFINSVKEADFVRNGTAKGIMTLSKDDSSGLWEAVQDVDLPSFQRIMNILLPLNSHQPLRNLPVRLFLPLPPKPDSDSNSPFLKVVQSPIPPTISVTQSQQQMNQSTILSSSRVSGSVSAGAAQPQPQTIGTALHSILPHLFPSRRTPVLAKPVLHGAAVPMSAPVEEVVRCAAYGDGWVYIVVRMMG; encoded by the exons atggccatggatcaAGTCGCACTAAGCACTATTCAGAAGTCTATCTGGGAAGGCCAACTCCCTCTAAATATTACTCTCGCTCCATCTGAGAGTCGCACCTACGACCAGACAGATCCATATCTC ATTTCCTTACCGCGGATTTCGTATCTGCCATCTCTCCTCCCTAGGCTCAaggccttcttctcttcatcacTCATTGACCCCGCTGCCTCAGCTCCCCATGACGGTTGGTTCTCTTTTGAAGGCGTCCCCCTGAAATGGCACTACCCCGTCGGTCTCCTCTATGACCTTTATGCGGGTGCGGACCCAGCGACCAAATCAAGCGAGGATGAGTATTCGCCCACCTCAGAGGCTGGACCGCTTCCCTGGCGACTTGTTGTGCACTTTAGCGACTGGCCTGACGAGGAGCTCGTCCGCCTTGACGCAGAAGGCATGGTCATGAACGATGCCTTCATTAACAGCGTCAAGGAGGCTGATTTCGTGCGCAACGGCACTGCAAAGGGAATCATGACTCTCTCGAAGGATGATTCTTCGGGGTTGTGGGAGGCTGTTCAAGATG TCGACCTCCCCTCCTTCCAACGAATAAtgaacatcctcctcccactaaattcccaccaacccctccgcAACCTCCCTGtccgcctcttcctccccctcccaccaAAACCAGACTCCGATTCGAACTCCCCCTTCCTAAAAGTCGTCCAATCGCCCATCCCGCCAACAATATCCGTCACGCAGTCCCAGCAACAGATGAACCAGTCAACTATACTGTCCTCATCCCGCGTCTCGGGTTCAGTATCCGCAGGGGCGGcccaaccgcaaccgcaaacTATCGGTACGGCACTCCACTCTATCTTACCCCATCTATTTCCGAGCCGCAGGACCCCTGTCCTGGCGAAACCTGTGCTGCATGGTGCTGCGGTGCCGATGTCTGCGcctgtggaggaggtggtgagATGTGCCGCTTATGGGGATGGGTGGGTTTATATCGTTgtgaggatgatgggttGA